One Phaseolus vulgaris cultivar G19833 chromosome 11, P. vulgaris v2.0, whole genome shotgun sequence genomic window carries:
- the LOC137834300 gene encoding uncharacterized protein, with translation MTMFNSEEWKTSKFGTSQEGRKVQNVRWINQLHRPLHAAYYLNPQLHYQPNFRNDDAEVKEGLYMCMRRLVNNVAERTKINLQLTDFHHARGIFSLEDAKLGRKGMLPADWWEMFGDRTPELMRFVVRVLSLTCSSSRCEHNWSSFEMLRNKQIRRSIALPFEDIQSNNEWITEEGDNVVEVEQTILENDGVNVDIGGGTSLNDSIPDAANFDNIVFDDDVDDEDDDDEHGDDEDGDDHEDLGDDFLKGLDE, from the exons ATGACCATGTTTAACTCTGAAGAATGGAAAACAAGCAAGTTTGGAACTTCTCAAGAAGGGAGAAAAGTTCAAAATGTG AGGTGGATTAATCAGCTTCATAGGCCTTTGCATGCTGCCTATTACTTAAACCCCCAATTGCACTATCAACCAAACTTTAGAAATGATGATGCTGAGGTGAAGGAGGGGTTGTACATGTGCATGAGAAGATTGGTTAATAACGTTGCAGAaagaacaaaaatcaatttgcaACTTACTGATTTTCACCATGCAAGAGGAATATTTTCTTTGGAAGATGCAAAGCTGGGTAGGAAAGGTATGTTACCTGCAGATTGGTGGGAGATGTTTGGGGATAGAACTCCAGAACTAATGAGGTTTGTTGTTCGAGTTTTGAGTTTAACTTGTAGTTCTTCACGGTGTGAGCATAATTGGAGCTCATTTGAAATG TTGAGAAACAAACAAATTAGAAGATCTATTGCTCTTCCATTTGAAGACATTCAGTCCAATAATGAATGGATAACTGAAGAAGGAGATAATGTTGTTGAGGTTGAGCAAACTATACTTGAAAATGATGGTGTGAATGTTGACATAGGTGGAGGAACAAGTTTAAATGATTCAATTCCAGATGCAGCTAATTTTGATAATATAGtttttgatgatgatgttgatgatgaagatgatgatgatgaacatGGTGATGATGAAGATGGAGATGATCATGAAGATCTTGGAGATGATTTCCTTAAAGGATTAGATGAATGA
- the LOC137834294 gene encoding uncharacterized protein, translating into MDLLEKWDSSRLTTNGIVGADDEYQAEKNDQDTENPNEEVADETYGVGPSVGNVYEYDMHALVGYEPSIVLNQVCSSFEESKSFVFDERLEGMEKKVKCNYCSKIFNGGIFRFKHHLAGTRYDSEPCVSIPEEIKDLMLKVVSEAKDASLKKRKFKFNSFGQTDGEEDNESISSKMFKSKSSSSDGVQATLNQMYKRGDKEKVDAQVAEFFYTSAIPFNVIRKTAFVKMCDMIGRYGVGYKPSTYHDIREKLLKQGVDRTDIELEEYKDEWKRTGCTIMSDGWTDKKRRSICNFLVNSPKGTVFLYSLDTSDISKTADKVFKMLDDAVEFVGEENVLQVVTDNAANFKAGGELLMQKREHLYWTPCAAHCIDLIFEDFEKQLKAWND; encoded by the exons ATGGACCTCTTAGAAAAATGGGATTCATCAAGGTTGACAACAAATGG AATTGTTGGAGCAGATGATGAATACCAAGCTGAAAAAAATGATCAAGACACTGAAAATCCAAATGAAGAAGTTGCTGATGAAACCTATGGAGTTGGTCCAAGTGTTGGAAATGTATATGAGTATGATATGCATGCACTTGTGGGCTATGAGCCATCCAtagtgttgaatcaagtgtgttcaagctttgaagaatccaaatcctttgtgtttgatgaaaggctggag GGAAtggaaaaaaaagtgaaatgtAATTACTGCAGCAAAATATTTAATGGAGGAATTTTCAGATTCAAACATCATCTTGCCGGAacaagatatgattctgaaccTTGTGTATCAATACCAGAAGAAATCAAAGATTTAATGTTGAAAGTTGTCTCAGAAGCTAAAGATGCCTcattgaagaaaagaaagtttaAGTTTAATAGTTTTGGACAAACTGATGGTGAGGAAGATAATGAAAGTATCTCTAGTAAGATGTTTAAAAGTAAATCTTCATCTTCTGATGGTGTTCAAGCTACTCTGAATCAAATGTACAAGAGAGGTGATAAAGAAAAAGTTGATGCTCAAGTTGCTGAATTTTTCTACACAAGTGCCATCCCATTCAATGTTATTAGAAAAACAGCTTTTGTAAAGATGTGTGACATGATTGGTAGATATGGTGTTGGCTATAAACCTTCAACATATCATGATATTAGAGAGAAGCTTTTGAAACAAGGCGTAGACAGAACTGATATAGAACTTGAAGAGTATAAGGATGAATGGAAGAGAACAGGTTGTACCATTATGTCTGATGGATGGACAGACAAAAAAAGACGgtcaatttgtaattttttggtGAACAGTCCTAAAGGAACTGTGTTTCTATATTCATTAGATACCTCTGACATCTCAAAAACTGCAGATAAAGTATTTAAAATGTTGGATGATGCGGTAGAATTTGTTGGTGAGGAAAATGTACTGCAGGTAGTTACTGATAATGCTGCAAATTTCAAGGCAGGTGGAGAGCTTTTGATGCAAAAAAGGGAGCACTTATATTGGACTCCATGTGCTGCCCATTGTATTGATTTAATCTTTGAAGATTTTGAGAAGCAATTAAAGGCCTGGAATGACTAG